The following coding sequences are from one Paenibacillus sp. JDR-2 window:
- a CDS encoding response regulator, with product MKTILIVDDEPRTREGVRKVLESWSAGRYEITTSSSAVEALEWLKANEANLVITDIRMPEINGLELVEKLRDRQHPPVVIVISGHPQFDYAHKALQFGVIEYLLKPLDKKKLVEAVELAFRKEEELNRIERMERFVDTKLLETTEQETQYSAPVKEAIQYLEEHLHEPVTMRDIADHLHMNASYFSVLFKEQTGLTFSDYLTRRRVQRAKELLTNTRLSINEIAEKAGYQTAKYFVKVFRSHEGVSPGQYRKNVSHAEETIQ from the coding sequence ATGAAGACGATTCTGATCGTAGATGATGAGCCAAGAACAAGGGAGGGCGTGCGGAAGGTGCTGGAGTCGTGGTCGGCTGGCCGCTACGAAATCACGACATCGTCCAGTGCCGTGGAAGCGTTGGAATGGCTGAAGGCGAATGAAGCCAATCTGGTTATTACCGATATCCGGATGCCGGAGATTAACGGGCTGGAACTGGTGGAGAAGCTGAGGGACAGGCAGCATCCGCCGGTCGTCATCGTCATTTCCGGCCATCCGCAGTTCGACTATGCCCATAAGGCTTTGCAATTTGGCGTTATCGAGTATTTGCTCAAGCCGCTGGACAAGAAGAAGCTGGTGGAAGCCGTGGAGCTTGCGTTCCGCAAGGAGGAAGAGCTGAACCGGATTGAACGCATGGAACGTTTTGTCGATACGAAGCTGCTGGAAACCACCGAACAGGAGACGCAATACAGCGCGCCGGTGAAGGAAGCGATTCAGTATCTGGAGGAGCATCTGCATGAGCCTGTTACGATGAGGGATATTGCCGATCATCTGCATATGAACGCAAGCTATTTCAGCGTCCTCTTCAAGGAGCAGACCGGGCTGACCTTCAGCGATTATTTGACAAGACGAAGGGTGCAAAGAGCCAAGGAGTTACTGACCAATACGCGTCTATCCATCAATGAAATCGCCGAGAAAGCGGGGTATCAGACGGCCAAATATTTCGTCAAAGTGTTCCGCTCGCATGAAGGTGTAAGTCCAGGGCAATACCGGAAAAACGTCTCGCACGCGGAGGAGACGATCCAATAA
- a CDS encoding extracellular solute-binding protein produces the protein MFKKSKWMTLGLILCLAIVTAACGSNSGSSSNNGNTASNGGSSESGSDKKVTINFMHLWPEGVSAGQNKIVNQIINDYQKEHPNVTIKQEVLDNEQYKNKLKVLSASNQLPDVGVTWAAGFLKPYVDGKLFTPVDDLLSGELNGKFVAGTTEAYAIDGKTYALPLEFNIAPIYYNKEIFKKYNLEIPTTYEQFKQVVKTLQGNGVAPIALGNKDRWTGSLWYMYLADRIAGQETVANAIKGTAKFTDPGLQQAASEVQSLVDANAFVKGFNGLSNEEAKSEFLNGNAAMYLMGTWELPNFTTNEDIPQSFRDSVGFFKFPTVEGGKGNADSWVGGPGVGLFVGENSKVKEEAKAFVQYFVTKWGEQSVTGAGVIPATKIDTSSIQLPQLYIDLFNELNKASSITLFADVQLPANAAETHLNMIQSLFGKAVKPEKFASEQDAAIAKGN, from the coding sequence GTGTTCAAGAAATCGAAATGGATGACACTCGGACTTATTCTCTGTCTCGCCATCGTAACGGCAGCATGCGGCAGCAACAGCGGCAGCAGCTCAAATAACGGTAACACAGCTTCTAACGGGGGCTCTTCTGAAAGCGGTTCCGACAAGAAGGTAACGATCAATTTCATGCATCTGTGGCCGGAAGGCGTATCAGCGGGCCAGAACAAAATCGTTAACCAGATCATCAACGATTACCAAAAAGAACATCCTAACGTGACGATCAAGCAAGAGGTACTGGATAACGAGCAATACAAAAACAAACTGAAGGTCCTCTCCGCATCCAACCAGCTTCCTGATGTGGGCGTAACGTGGGCGGCGGGCTTCCTGAAGCCGTACGTAGACGGCAAGCTGTTCACGCCGGTTGACGATCTGCTGAGCGGCGAGTTGAACGGCAAATTCGTGGCAGGCACAACGGAAGCTTACGCGATCGACGGTAAAACGTATGCGCTGCCGCTGGAGTTCAACATCGCTCCGATCTATTACAACAAAGAAATTTTCAAAAAATACAATCTTGAAATCCCAACAACGTACGAGCAATTCAAGCAAGTTGTGAAAACATTGCAAGGCAACGGCGTAGCTCCAATCGCGCTTGGCAACAAAGACCGCTGGACGGGTTCCCTGTGGTATATGTACCTGGCCGACCGCATTGCGGGCCAAGAGACTGTGGCAAACGCGATTAAAGGTACAGCGAAGTTTACGGATCCCGGATTGCAACAGGCGGCTTCCGAAGTGCAATCCCTGGTTGACGCAAACGCATTCGTTAAAGGCTTTAACGGCCTGTCGAACGAAGAAGCGAAATCCGAATTCCTGAACGGCAATGCCGCAATGTACCTGATGGGTACTTGGGAGCTGCCGAACTTCACAACCAACGAAGACATTCCGCAATCGTTCCGCGACAGCGTCGGATTCTTTAAATTCCCGACGGTTGAAGGCGGCAAAGGCAACGCCGACAGCTGGGTTGGCGGTCCTGGCGTAGGCTTATTCGTAGGGGAAAACTCCAAAGTAAAAGAAGAAGCGAAAGCATTCGTTCAATACTTCGTAACGAAGTGGGGCGAGCAATCCGTAACCGGCGCTGGCGTTATCCCGGCTACGAAGATCGATACTTCTTCGATCCAGCTTCCACAGCTGTACATCGATCTGTTCAACGAATTGAACAAAGCAAGCAGCATTACCTTGTTCGCGGACGTTCAATTGCCGGCTAACGCGGCTGAGACTCATCTGAACATGATCCAATCGCTCTTCGGCAAAGCCGTTAAACCAGAGAAATTTGCATCCGAGCAAGATGCGGCCATCGCGAAAGGCAACTAG
- a CDS encoding carbohydrate ABC transporter permease — MDKVLSNKKVIALYVLPSLLLILAVVYIPIVLTGYYGLNEWNGIGAMKWVGLDNYATLVKDHAFWSSAGHSLLLAVFSMASLIVYLVVAMVLAAKIKGANLFRKIYLIPMLLSSVAIAQLWLKIYHPTNGIMNSLLESLGVANPPAWLAETDLVLFALFIPILWQYAGFYILIYYAALKNIPSSLEEAAKIDGANSFQIAWRIKFPLVMEVVKVTVVLAVVGSLKYFDLIYVMTDGGPNGSSEVMASYMYHKAFKAYDFGYGSAVGFFLLVICLVATWIIRKATASKDTIQYS, encoded by the coding sequence TTGGATAAGGTGCTATCTAACAAGAAAGTCATCGCTTTATACGTGCTGCCGTCCCTTCTGCTCATTCTGGCCGTTGTTTATATCCCGATCGTCCTTACGGGTTATTACGGGCTGAATGAATGGAACGGTATTGGCGCTATGAAGTGGGTTGGCCTCGACAATTACGCAACGCTGGTTAAGGATCATGCTTTCTGGAGCAGTGCGGGACATTCGCTTCTGCTGGCTGTATTTTCCATGGCGAGCCTTATCGTTTATCTCGTCGTAGCAATGGTGCTCGCGGCAAAAATCAAAGGAGCAAACCTGTTCCGCAAAATCTACTTAATCCCGATGCTGCTGTCCTCGGTGGCTATCGCTCAGCTATGGCTCAAAATCTATCATCCTACTAACGGCATTATGAATAGCTTGCTGGAATCCCTTGGCGTTGCAAATCCTCCCGCTTGGCTTGCAGAGACGGATCTTGTTTTGTTCGCTTTGTTTATTCCGATTCTGTGGCAGTACGCGGGCTTCTATATTCTGATCTACTATGCGGCATTGAAGAACATCCCTTCTTCCTTGGAAGAAGCGGCTAAGATTGACGGGGCGAATTCGTTCCAAATCGCTTGGAGAATCAAATTCCCGCTTGTTATGGAAGTGGTGAAAGTAACGGTTGTCCTGGCGGTTGTAGGTTCCCTGAAATACTTCGACTTGATCTATGTCATGACGGACGGCGGTCCGAACGGCTCCAGTGAAGTGATGGCGTCGTACATGTACCATAAAGCGTTTAAAGCTTACGACTTCGGTTACGGCAGCGCGGTGGGCTTCTTCCTGCTTGTTATCTGTCTGGTAGCAACATGGATCATCCGCAAGGCAACAGCCAGCAAAGACACGATCCAGTATTCCTAA